The Hydrogenobacter thermophilus TK-6 genome window below encodes:
- a CDS encoding YMGG-like glycine zipper-containing protein — translation MKKVALFMVSVMFLASCGQVTSERTYQGAGVGAAGGAIAGALIDKENRWRGAVIGGVLGAIIGGTITEISARAAREAAVNNRPVEYRSEDGRERVYAEPVASRGNCKIVKTNYYQNGKLVKVEEKEVCP, via the coding sequence ATGAAGAAGGTAGCTTTGTTTATGGTTTCGGTTATGTTTTTGGCAAGTTGCGGTCAGGTAACATCAGAAAGAACTTATCAGGGGGCTGGTGTGGGTGCTGCGGGCGGTGCTATAGCAGGTGCGCTTATAGACAAAGAAAACAGGTGGAGGGGAGCGGTCATAGGTGGCGTCTTGGGTGCAATTATAGGCGGGACCATAACTGAAATATCTGCAAGGGCGGCAAGAGAAGCGGCAGTAAATAACAGGCCAGTGGAGTACAGGTCCGAAGATGGAAGGGAAAGGGTGTATGCGGAACCCGTAGCTTCAAGAGGAAACTGTAAAATAGTAAAAACCAATTATTACCAGAATGGCAAGCTGGTAAAAGTGGAGGAAAAGGAAGTCTGTCCTTGA
- the purN gene encoding phosphoribosylglycinamide formyltransferase: MKLGILVSGRGSNLQAIVDAIESGKLPCSISIVISDREKAYALERCKKHHIPHVVIKRKDFGNVQDFEEELIRSLRQAQVDLVVLAGFMRILSAHFIRAFPMKIINIHPSLTPAFVGKDAQKQALEYGVRITGCTVHLVTEELDSGPVIVQACVPVLPDDTEETLSERILAYEHRVLPQAIRWMAEGRVKVEGRKVQVIGAKYGTLPVNPQLEVF; encoded by the coding sequence ATGAAATTAGGCATTCTTGTGTCAGGCAGAGGCTCCAACCTGCAAGCTATTGTGGACGCAATAGAGTCCGGCAAGCTACCATGCAGTATAAGTATAGTCATCTCTGACAGAGAAAAGGCTTATGCTCTTGAAAGATGCAAAAAGCACCATATACCTCATGTGGTAATAAAGAGAAAAGACTTTGGTAATGTGCAGGACTTTGAGGAGGAGCTAATCAGGAGTTTAAGACAAGCTCAGGTAGATCTTGTGGTGCTGGCAGGTTTTATGCGCATTTTATCTGCACACTTTATAAGAGCTTTTCCCATGAAGATCATAAATATACATCCGTCCCTTACACCTGCCTTTGTGGGAAAAGATGCACAAAAGCAAGCTCTTGAGTATGGTGTTAGGATAACAGGCTGTACAGTTCACTTGGTCACAGAAGAGCTGGACAGCGGTCCAGTTATAGTTCAGGCTTGTGTGCCAGTGCTTCCGGACGATACAGAAGAGACGCTCTCTGAGCGCATACTTGCTTACGAACACAGGGTATTACCTCAAGCCATCAGGTGGATGGCAGAAGGAAGGGTGAAGGTGGAAGGTAGGAAAGTTCAAGTAATAGGAGCAAAGTACGGCACGCTTCCTGTAAATCCGCAGCTGGAAGTCTTTTGA
- a CDS encoding thiamine pyrophosphate-dependent dehydrogenase E1 component subunit alpha, protein MSQSLAEKFYFYMKLGRELEIRAKEEYTKGNIGGFLHLDIGQEAVSVGAVFGFGKGDLFCPYREHVLALARGMDPKLIMAELFGKITGVSKGKGGSMHLYEPKLDFYGGNAIVGAHLPHAVGAAYARKYMGEKAGVLAIFGDGATNGGSFFESINLAVVWEVPVLFLCENNFYAIGTRIDRVSAFRDIYLKAKDYMPALQVDGMDVFAVYEAVVNAKKYLEDYGKPYFIEAITYRYEGHSMADKGDYRSPREIETFRKKDPIENLKNKAMQMGWLTPEQIRMMDEKIAQIIEEAVEFALNSPEPDLEELYKDIYCGVCADVIP, encoded by the coding sequence ATGAGCCAGAGTTTGGCTGAGAAGTTTTACTTTTATATGAAACTGGGTAGGGAGCTGGAGATAAGAGCAAAGGAAGAGTATACGAAGGGGAATATAGGAGGGTTTTTGCATCTTGATATAGGGCAGGAAGCTGTCAGCGTGGGTGCTGTTTTTGGATTTGGTAAGGGGGACCTCTTCTGTCCTTACAGGGAGCATGTGCTTGCCCTTGCGAGGGGAATGGACCCAAAGCTCATAATGGCTGAGCTTTTTGGTAAAATCACGGGTGTATCAAAGGGTAAAGGTGGTTCTATGCATCTTTATGAGCCAAAGCTTGATTTTTACGGTGGAAATGCCATAGTAGGCGCGCATTTGCCTCATGCGGTTGGAGCTGCATATGCCAGAAAGTATATGGGAGAAAAGGCGGGAGTCCTTGCCATATTTGGTGACGGTGCTACCAACGGTGGAAGCTTTTTTGAGTCCATAAACCTGGCTGTCGTGTGGGAGGTGCCCGTACTATTCTTATGTGAAAACAACTTTTATGCCATAGGCACAAGGATAGATAGAGTTTCAGCCTTTAGGGACATATACTTAAAGGCAAAGGATTACATGCCTGCCCTTCAGGTGGATGGTATGGATGTTTTTGCAGTTTACGAAGCTGTTGTTAACGCTAAAAAATATCTGGAAGATTATGGAAAGCCCTACTTTATAGAAGCCATAACTTACAGATATGAAGGCCACTCTATGGCTGACAAGGGTGATTACAGATCACCCAGGGAAATAGAAACTTTCAGAAAAAAAGACCCTATAGAGAACTTAAAAAACAAAGCTATGCAGATGGGATGGCTTACACCAGAACAGATAAGGATGATGGACGAAAAAATAGCACAAATAATAGAAGAGGCTGTGGAGTTTGCCTTAAACTCCCCCGAGCCAGACCTTGAGGAGCTATACAAGGACATATACTGCGGAGTATGTGCGGATGTTATACCGTGA
- the hpf gene encoding ribosome hibernation-promoting factor, HPF/YfiA family: MNVEFIGKGIEWTDAMKSFVEGKLERLSRFLKEAEEDQVEVVVTLSTTRAKQKDFAGDSRPTLYRIDIDMYLKTWGGGTVHAWEEDVDIFSALDKVMDEVERQIIKLKQRRHEIRRRGAKIKEEVLSAELIPSEERELPPVIEEELVVEKPMSLEDALFELRESGVYFLPFVDTETGTLRILYRKRGGNFGVINTRCKIM; this comes from the coding sequence ATGAATGTGGAATTCATAGGAAAGGGTATTGAATGGACTGATGCCATGAAGAGTTTTGTAGAGGGTAAGCTTGAAAGGTTATCAAGATTTTTGAAGGAAGCGGAGGAAGATCAGGTGGAGGTGGTGGTTACTCTTTCTACCACAAGAGCTAAGCAAAAGGACTTTGCAGGTGATAGCAGACCAACACTTTACAGGATTGACATAGACATGTACCTAAAAACTTGGGGGGGTGGTACTGTTCATGCATGGGAAGAGGATGTGGACATCTTCTCCGCCCTTGATAAGGTTATGGATGAGGTAGAAAGACAGATTATAAAACTAAAACAGCGCAGGCACGAGATAAGAAGAAGAGGAGCCAAGATAAAAGAAGAGGTCTTAAGTGCAGAGCTAATACCCTCTGAAGAGAGAGAGCTACCTCCTGTAATAGAGGAAGAGCTTGTTGTGGAAAAACCCATGAGTCTTGAGGATGCTCTCTTTGAACTCAGAGAGTCAGGTGTTTATTTCCTTCCCTTCGTAGATACAGAGACCGGCACCTTAAGGATACTGTACAGAAAAAGAGGAGGAAACTTTGGTGTTATAAACACCAGATGTAAGATAATGTAG
- a CDS encoding menaquinone biosynthesis protein yields MIKVGKVKYLNTMPLFYRWEDPRIQLVLGHPSELALMLRKGELQAGIISSVEYLTNQALYTYVPDVSISSKDRVCSVLLFSRLPIEQVSRVYLTPNSITSKYLSIYLLEEVYKLKPVYTERKDSADCLLLIGDEALYEKKAGRFPYVYDLAYEWYRSHHLPFVFALFIVRKDAPEWLSQRIKELCHLSMEAFFKDLEEGKIKVDGFSQEELFEYFTQCLYNGLSEKEELSLRIFMEFLSSRGLL; encoded by the coding sequence ATGATTAAAGTCGGTAAAGTCAAGTACCTCAACACCATGCCTCTCTTTTACAGATGGGAAGACCCTCGGATTCAGCTGGTGCTGGGACATCCTTCCGAGCTGGCACTCATGCTGAGAAAGGGGGAGCTTCAAGCGGGGATAATTTCATCCGTTGAGTACTTAACAAATCAGGCTCTTTATACATATGTGCCAGATGTTTCCATATCTTCAAAAGATAGGGTGTGTTCCGTTTTGCTCTTTTCAAGACTGCCAATAGAGCAAGTCAGCAGGGTTTATCTTACGCCCAACTCCATCACTTCTAAATACTTAAGCATTTATCTGCTGGAAGAGGTTTATAAGCTAAAACCTGTTTATACGGAAAGAAAAGATAGTGCTGACTGCCTGCTTCTCATAGGTGATGAGGCGCTCTATGAAAAAAAGGCGGGTAGATTTCCTTATGTTTATGACCTTGCTTACGAGTGGTACAGAAGTCACCATCTTCCCTTTGTCTTTGCACTTTTTATAGTCAGAAAAGATGCACCTGAGTGGCTCTCTCAGAGAATAAAAGAGCTCTGCCATCTGTCTATGGAGGCTTTTTTTAAGGACCTGGAGGAAGGGAAGATAAAGGTTGACGGCTTTAGTCAAGAAGAGCTTTTTGAATACTTTACTCAGTGCCTTTACAATGGGCTAAGCGAGAAAGAAGAGCTGTCTCTTAGAATTTTCATGGAATTTTTATCTTCCAGAGGTTTATTATAA
- a CDS encoding SCO family protein, with the protein MRLFVRGCFPLLLFFTLAYAQGTGIPPNESRTIGTKLPDVMLIDSHGKSFNLYSLRGKPIILSPIYTHCSSACPIITDSLKKVVYKLGTPGRDFWVLSFTFDPKDRLEDLRRFQKEHGIDGRGWKVVMAKDSQELFKLTDAIDFRFMSEQNSKDFIHPNLLVFISPEMVVKKYVYGVVFKYEDLKKALDYAEGKEDLLERLRPYLFFVGLLGFGVSSLYLLLKIFKR; encoded by the coding sequence GTGCGCCTTTTTGTCAGGGGGTGTTTCCCCCTCCTTTTATTTTTTACTCTTGCGTATGCCCAAGGTACAGGCATACCCCCCAACGAATCCAGAACCATCGGTACAAAACTGCCGGATGTGATGCTCATTGACTCTCACGGGAAGAGCTTTAACTTATACAGCCTTAGGGGAAAACCCATAATCCTGAGCCCCATCTACACCCACTGCAGTTCCGCATGCCCCATAATTACGGACTCTCTAAAGAAAGTGGTCTACAAGCTTGGGACTCCCGGAAGGGACTTCTGGGTTCTGAGCTTTACCTTTGACCCAAAAGACAGGCTGGAGGACCTGCGGAGATTTCAAAAAGAGCATGGCATAGACGGCAGAGGCTGGAAGGTGGTTATGGCAAAGGACAGCCAGGAGCTTTTTAAACTCACAGATGCCATAGATTTCAGGTTCATGAGTGAACAAAATAGCAAAGACTTTATCCATCCCAACCTCCTGGTGTTTATCTCACCTGAAATGGTGGTCAAAAAGTATGTTTACGGAGTGGTCTTTAAGTATGAGGACCTTAAGAAGGCGCTGGATTATGCGGAAGGAAAAGAGGACTTGCTGGAGAGGTTAAGACCTTACCTTTTCTTCGTTGGTCTTTTAGGCTTTGGTGTGTCTTCCCTTTACCTACTTCTCAAAATCTTCAAAAGGTGA
- a CDS encoding alpha-ketoacid dehydrogenase subunit beta, whose product MLYRDAINLALDHAMQVDPRVIILGEDVGFYGGNYKVTDGLFAKYGEKRVIDTPIAENSIVGTAIGMAMMGLRPVAEIMTANFSMLAMDQIVNNMAKLRYMSGGKIALPMVVRMPQGVGRQLAAQHSQSLEHMFASIPGLYVFCSSDATGAYHTTLYAIRLDDPVILLEHVLLYPMDFEFYKVENFDPFKARILREGKDITVVSYLKMVHDVLRACENLEKDGISCEVIELISLRPIDFETIYSSVKKTKRLVVVYEAPKSFGLGAEISARVCEEMFYFLDAPPLRIAGEEVPIPYNRKLELSAIPTQESIYRQMLSWGKGHGL is encoded by the coding sequence ATGTTATACCGTGATGCTATAAACTTAGCCCTTGACCATGCTATGCAAGTAGACCCGAGAGTTATAATCCTTGGTGAGGATGTGGGTTTTTATGGTGGAAACTATAAGGTAACCGACGGTCTTTTTGCCAAGTACGGTGAGAAGAGAGTTATAGACACACCAATAGCGGAAAACTCCATAGTGGGAACAGCCATAGGCATGGCAATGATGGGTCTAAGACCGGTTGCGGAAATTATGACGGCGAATTTTTCCATGTTAGCGATGGACCAGATAGTAAACAACATGGCAAAGCTCAGATACATGAGCGGTGGGAAAATAGCTCTGCCAATGGTAGTGCGTATGCCTCAGGGTGTGGGTAGACAGCTTGCAGCTCAGCATTCCCAGAGCTTGGAACATATGTTTGCATCCATTCCAGGACTTTATGTTTTTTGTTCTTCTGATGCAACGGGTGCTTACCACACAACCCTGTATGCCATAAGGCTTGACGACCCTGTAATACTGCTTGAACATGTTCTTCTTTATCCTATGGACTTTGAATTTTATAAAGTGGAAAACTTTGACCCCTTCAAAGCAAGGATTTTAAGGGAAGGCAAAGACATAACTGTGGTGTCTTACCTTAAGATGGTTCACGATGTATTAAGAGCTTGTGAAAATTTAGAGAAAGATGGTATATCCTGTGAGGTGATAGAGCTTATATCCCTAAGACCCATAGATTTTGAAACCATTTACAGCTCTGTGAAAAAGACCAAGAGGCTTGTGGTGGTTTACGAAGCGCCTAAAAGTTTTGGGCTCGGTGCGGAAATTTCAGCGAGAGTTTGCGAAGAGATGTTTTACTTTTTGGATGCACCACCCTTGAGGATAGCCGGCGAGGAAGTTCCCATCCCTTATAACAGAAAGCTGGAGCTTTCAGCCATACCTACACAGGAGAGCATATACAGGCAGATGCTAAGTTGGGGGAAAGGGCATGGATTATGA
- a CDS encoding cbb3-type cytochrome c oxidase subunit I gives MKVEGSIKTVILGEIIFPILLLIFGIYHGLMQALYRAGIIKDMSFLGIEYYQGLTLHGVINAVVFTTMVIVAFGNAVFLYYLKRPLRPAVQWASFLMMVIGTLMAAWAMFAGKANVLYTFYLPLIAHPAFYIGAALLLVGSIVPLFFDWAPNYISWRREHPGEKVPLAVFGVFVNHIMWVIMLVPVVITVVFQMLPLSLGLVSEVNPSLSRTLFWAFGHPLVYFWLLPAYTMLYTVLPKIVTGEGKLYSDSAARFAFILFILFSFPVGLHHQFTEPAVTNSYKLVQALFTFGVAVPSMLTAFTVAASLEYSIKSKYPEVKNSLFYWWTKIPYISLEGDKWLVSYFMAGLFLFFVGGITGIVNASYNVNLVVHNTSFVPGHFHTTVGGLVTLSLLGISLYLVSKLMGKEIRFKGLAVLAPWLWWQGMLIFEYAMSVAGLHGFPRRTNTGISYLNPDSPLYRPEWVGYAELSAFAAFIIVLGFIFWAISFFGTLLSPSVREGSLEFPTAEALHDEKAPALNRLTPWFAISVALFVLSYIPALYDVTKRGVFFDSPGYTDKNPVPITKPQSAKEEKSTAEVK, from the coding sequence ATGAAGGTGGAAGGAAGTATAAAGACGGTCATTCTCGGTGAGATAATATTTCCCATCCTGCTTCTCATCTTTGGTATATACCACGGGCTTATGCAGGCACTCTACAGAGCGGGCATCATAAAGGATATGTCCTTCCTCGGTATAGAGTACTACCAAGGGCTTACGCTACACGGCGTCATAAATGCAGTCGTCTTTACCACGATGGTAATAGTGGCTTTTGGAAATGCTGTATTTCTCTACTACCTTAAGAGGCCTTTAAGACCGGCTGTTCAGTGGGCGAGCTTCCTTATGATGGTGATAGGAACTCTTATGGCAGCTTGGGCTATGTTTGCCGGCAAAGCCAATGTGCTTTACACCTTTTACCTTCCACTTATAGCTCACCCTGCCTTTTACATAGGTGCGGCGCTTCTGCTCGTTGGTTCCATAGTTCCCCTGTTTTTTGACTGGGCACCCAACTACATATCCTGGAGAAGGGAGCATCCAGGTGAAAAGGTACCCCTCGCAGTCTTTGGTGTTTTTGTCAACCATATCATGTGGGTCATTATGTTAGTTCCCGTCGTTATAACTGTGGTCTTTCAGATGCTTCCACTATCTTTGGGTCTTGTAAGCGAGGTAAATCCATCTCTTAGCAGAACGCTCTTCTGGGCTTTTGGTCATCCTCTCGTTTACTTCTGGCTGCTGCCTGCATACACCATGCTTTACACGGTTTTGCCTAAGATAGTTACCGGCGAAGGAAAGCTCTACTCTGACAGCGCTGCAAGATTTGCCTTTATACTGTTTATCCTGTTCTCTTTCCCCGTAGGTCTTCACCACCAGTTTACAGAGCCCGCTGTAACAAACAGCTACAAGCTGGTACAGGCTCTGTTTACCTTTGGCGTTGCAGTTCCCAGCATGCTAACTGCCTTTACCGTTGCCGCATCCCTTGAGTACTCCATAAAGTCCAAATATCCTGAAGTGAAAAACTCTCTTTTCTACTGGTGGACAAAAATACCCTACATAAGCTTGGAGGGTGATAAGTGGCTGGTTTCTTACTTTATGGCAGGTCTCTTCCTCTTCTTTGTGGGTGGCATAACCGGTATAGTAAATGCTTCTTACAATGTAAACCTGGTGGTACACAACACTTCCTTTGTGCCTGGGCATTTTCACACTACAGTGGGTGGGCTCGTGACTTTATCTCTCCTGGGTATATCCCTTTACTTAGTTTCTAAGCTTATGGGTAAGGAAATAAGGTTCAAGGGTCTGGCTGTTTTGGCTCCGTGGCTCTGGTGGCAGGGTATGCTGATATTTGAGTACGCCATGTCCGTTGCGGGTCTTCACGGATTTCCCAGAAGGACCAACACTGGCATATCTTACCTCAACCCCGACTCCCCTCTCTACAGACCCGAATGGGTAGGCTATGCGGAGCTTTCCGCCTTTGCAGCTTTTATAATAGTTCTCGGTTTTATCTTCTGGGCTATCTCCTTCTTTGGGACCTTGCTCTCACCCAGCGTAAGGGAAGGTAGTCTTGAGTTTCCCACAGCTGAGGCTCTGCACGATGAGAAAGCTCCAGCTCTTAATCGTCTGACACCGTGGTTTGCCATCAGCGTTGCTCTCTTTGTTCTATCTTACATACCAGCCCTTTACGATGTTACCAAGAGGGGTGTCTTCTTTGACTCTCCCGGATATACAGATAAGAATCCTGTCCCCATAACAAAACCTCAGAGTGCAAAGGAAGAAAAGTCCACCGCTGAAGTCAAATAA
- the trpD gene encoding anthranilate phosphoribosyltransferase — MKEILHKISEFENLSKEEIKTAIRDMIEGRATDSQIGAFIMGMKMKGESIEEIEGAAQVFRELATKVDVPDTQQLIDTCGTGGDRQGTFNVSTVTAFVLAGAGLRVAKHGNRSVSSKSGSADLLEHLGAKIDLSPQQVAIMIQELGIGFMFAPIYHPAMKRVLGPRREVGVRSIFNLVGPLSNPAGAKRQIMGVFSEKLVDRMAHALKGLGSISAVVVHGNDGLDEVSISSSTKIAELKNGQVVLYEFMPEDMDFKRYPLSSVCVSGVEESAQMALSVLKGEESPAYYMVLLNSMFGVIASGITDDKKTALQMAEESIHSGKAYQKLRRFIELSQKL; from the coding sequence ATGAAGGAAATACTGCACAAGATATCCGAGTTTGAGAACCTGAGCAAGGAAGAGATAAAGACAGCCATAAGAGATATGATAGAGGGGAGGGCTACGGACTCTCAGATAGGCGCTTTTATAATGGGCATGAAGATGAAGGGGGAGAGTATTGAGGAGATAGAGGGTGCTGCGCAGGTCTTTAGGGAGCTGGCAACGAAGGTAGATGTGCCTGACACTCAGCAGCTCATAGACACCTGCGGAACAGGAGGCGACAGACAGGGGACTTTTAATGTGTCAACGGTCACAGCCTTTGTCCTTGCGGGTGCAGGACTGAGAGTGGCAAAGCACGGCAACAGGTCTGTCTCTTCTAAAAGTGGTAGTGCGGACCTGCTTGAGCATCTGGGTGCAAAGATAGATCTCAGTCCCCAGCAAGTAGCTATTATGATACAAGAGCTGGGCATAGGCTTTATGTTTGCACCTATCTACCATCCCGCTATGAAAAGAGTTCTTGGACCAAGAAGGGAGGTGGGGGTGCGCTCCATATTCAACCTGGTAGGTCCTCTTTCCAATCCCGCGGGTGCAAAGAGACAGATTATGGGCGTTTTCTCCGAAAAGCTTGTGGACAGAATGGCTCACGCTCTTAAGGGTCTTGGCTCTATAAGTGCGGTAGTTGTTCATGGAAATGATGGGCTTGACGAGGTTTCCATATCCTCCTCTACTAAGATAGCAGAGCTAAAAAACGGTCAGGTGGTGCTTTACGAGTTTATGCCAGAAGATATGGACTTTAAGAGGTATCCTCTTAGCTCCGTGTGCGTCTCCGGGGTGGAGGAGAGCGCTCAAATGGCTCTTTCCGTGCTGAAGGGAGAGGAGTCACCAGCCTACTACATGGTGCTTCTCAACTCTATGTTTGGGGTTATAGCTTCCGGTATAACAGATGACAAAAAGACAGCGCTACAGATGGCAGAGGAGTCCATACACAGCGGTAAAGCTTACCAAAAGCTAAGGAGGTTCATAGAGCTATCCCAAAAATTATGA